GCGACTTCGTCGACGACACCTTCGGCCTGCCCACGGTCACCGACATCATCAAGGAGCTGGAGAAGCCGGGCCGCGACCCGCGGCCCGCCTTCAAGACGGCGCGGTTCCGCGAGGGGGTCGAGACCCTGGGCGACCTGTCCGCCGGCATGGTGCTCGAAGGCGTGGTGTCCAACGTGGCGGCCTTCGGCGCGTTCGTCGACATCGGCGTCCACCAGGACGGTCTTGTGCACGTCTCGGCCATGTCGCGCAAGTTCGTGTCCGACCCGCGCGAGGTCGTCAAGCCGGGTGACATCGTCAAGGTGAAGGTCCTCGACGTGGACGTGCCGCGCAAGCGCATCTCCCTGACGCTGCGCCTCGACGAGGAGCCCGAGGCCGGTGGCGGCCGGGGCCGGGCACGGGAGGAGCGCGGAGCCAGGGGCGGCGCGCCCAGGCAGCGCGACCGCAGGGGAGGCCGGCCGGCCGACGGCGGCGGTCGGCGCCGCGAGGCCCAGCCGCCCGCGAACAGCGCGATGGCCGACGCCCTGCGGCGGGCCGGTCTGCTGGACTCCGAGCGGCGCAAACGGTAGGCGAGCGCGGAGACCCCGCGTTCCCCGCACGAGGGCCCGGACGGCGCGTGGCGCCGTCCGGGCCTTCGCGTGTGCGATTTCCGTCATCTTTCCTTGCCAGACCGACGGGTAACAACTTACGGTGCCGTAACCTACGGTCTCGTAGGTAGTTCGTCATTCCGAGCTGTCCCGATCTCCAGGAGTTATTTGTGACCCTCGACCCCAGCGCCGCCAACGGGCCCGACGAGTGGACCGACACCCGGCTGCTCTTCGCCCTGGAGGAGGTGGTGGAGCGCGAGCTGAACCGCCATCTGGCCGTGGCCAAGGACTGGATGCCGCACGAGTACGTCCCGTGGAGCGAGGGCCGCGACTTCGACGGCCCGCTGGGCGGGGAGGCGTGGGCGCCGGAGCAGTCCAAGGTGAGCGACGTCGGCAGGACCGCCCTCGTCGTCAACCTCCTCACCGAGGACAACCTGCCGAGTTACCACCACGAAATAGCGACCATCTTCGGACGCGACGGCGCGTGGGGGACCTGGGTGCACCGGTGGACCGCGGAAGAGGGCAGGCACGGCATCGTGATGCGGGACTACCTGCTCACCACGCGGGCGGTGGACCCGGTGCAGCTGGAGAACTTCCGCATGGCCCACATGTCGGAGGGCTTCGAGTCGGACAACCGGCACTCGATGCTCCACTCGGTGGCGTACGTCGCCTTCCAGGAGCTGGCCACCCGCATCTCGCACCGCAACACCGGGCATGAGTCCGGCGACCCGGTGTGCGACCGGATGCTCGCCCGGATCGCCACGGACGAAAACCTTCACATGGTTTTCTACCGCAATCTGCTGCGCGCGGCCTTCGAGCTGGCCCCCGACCAGACGATGCGCGCCGTGCGCGATGTCGTCGTCGGCTTCCGCATGCCGGGCCACGGCATCCCGGGCTTCGAGCGGGCCGCGGCCCGCATGGCCGTCGGCGGCATCTACAACCTGCGCATCCACCACGACGACGTCGTGCAGCCGGTGCTTCGCAACCTGAAGGCGCTCGACCTCGGCGGCTTGGGCGCCGAGGGGCAGAAGGCGCAGGAGGAGCTGGGCACGTTCCTGTCCGGGCTCGACGCCGAGGCGGCGCTCTTCGACGAGCGGCTCGCCGCCCGCCGCGCACGAATCGCGGCGCGGAAGGCGGGCTGACACCGCGCCCGCCGCGCCCCGCCCGCTCCCGGCACCGCGACCGGGAGCGGGCGGGAAAAGCCGGTTGCGGGGCCGAGGCCCGATGCCTACGCTCGGACTCGGCCCTGTTGCCGTCGATCGGAGAGGCCCTTGTTCATCTGAGGTCGGAAGACGCCGCGAGCCCGACGGACGTGCCCACACGCACGCGCCGCGCCCTCGCGACCCACCTCGGATGTGACGGCCGTTCTCCCGCCTCCTCCTCCGGTTCGCCCGCGCCCGGTCCGGGCTCGGTGTCTTCCCTGTGCCGCCCGACACCCACCCGAGCGCACCGGAGGCCCCCATGGCCGCAGCCATCACGTACATCACCTGTCAGCAGCTCACGTTCTCCTGGCCCGACGGCACTCCCGTCCTCGACGGCCTCGATCTCGCCGTCGGCCCCGGCCGCACCGGGCTGATCGGTCTCAACGGGAGCGGCAAGTCGACGCTGCTGAAACTCATCGCCGGCGAACTCACCCCGTCCGCCGGTGCCGTGCGGGTCGCGGGAGAGGTCGGACACCTTCCGCAGAACCTCACGCTCGACACCGGCCGCAGGGTCGACGACGTGCTGGGCATCGCCCGTACCCGCGCGGCGCTGCACGCCATCGAGGCGGGCGACACGGACGAACGGCACTTCGCGGCCGTCGGCGAGGACTGGGACGTGGAGGAACGCACGCGCGCCACGCTCGAACAGCTCGGGCTCGCCCACATCGGGCTCGACCGCACGGTCGGCGAGGTGTCCGGTGGCGAGGGCGTACTGCTGCGGCTGGCCGCCCTGCTGCTGCGCCGCCCCGAGGTCCTGCTGCTCGACGAGCCCACCAACAACCTCGACGTGGACGCCAGGCAGCGCCTGTACGCGGCGGTCTCCGCCTGGCGCGGCGTGCTCGTGGTCGTCAGCCACGACCGTGAACTGCTCGAACGCGTCGATCACATCGCCGATCTGCGGGAGGGCACGGTGCGGTGGTTCGGCGGCACGCTCTCCGCGTACGAGGAGGCGCTCTCCGTCGAACAGGAGGCGGCCGAACGCATGGTGCGCGTGGCCGAGGCGGACGTGCGGCGGCAGAAGCGCGAACTGATCGAGGCGCACGACAAACTGGCGGGCCGCGCCCGCATGGCGAAGAAGGCGTTCGAGAACAAGAAGGAGCCGCGCGCGGTGATGCGGGCCCGCAAGCGGACGGCCCAGGAGTCCGCGGGCAAGCACCGCATCCTGCACGAGGAGCGGCTGGAGAAGGCGCGCGAGCGGCTGACCGAGGCCGAGGGCGCGGTGCGGGACGACGACGAGATCCGGGTGGACCTGCCGTTCACGGCGGTGCCGCCGCGGCGGCGGGTCCTGACCCTCACCGACGCGGAACTGCGCTGCGGGGCACGGGCGACGCTCCAGCTCCGGGGGCCCGAGCGGGTCGCCCTCGTGGGGCCGAACGGCGCGGGCAAGACCACGCTGCTGCGCACGGTCGTGGGGGAACTGCCGGCCCGTTCCGGCGAGGTGGTGGCGCACGTACCGCTGCGCCACCTGCCGCAGCGGCTCGACATCCTCGACGAGTCGCTGAGCGTCCTGGACAACGTGCGCGCGCTGGCTTCCGGCGCGGACCCGCAGCAGACCCGCGCGCGGCTGGCGCGGTTCCTCTTCCGCAAGGACCGGCCGGATCAACTGGTGGGCGGGCTCTCGGGCGGGGAGCGGTTCCGGGCCTCGCTCGCCGCCCTGATGCTCGCGGATCCGGCGCCGCAACTGCTGCTGCTCGACGAGCCGACGAACAACCTGGACCTGGCGAGCGTGCGCCAGCTCACGTCGGCGCTCGCGTCCTACCGGGGCGCGCTGCTCGTCGCCAGCCACGACCTGCCGTTCCTGCGGGGGCTCGGCATCGACAGGTGGCTGCGGCTCGACGGGGAGCTGACCGAGTCGGAGCCGCTGTGACCGGGGCCGTCGCGCGGCGGAAGGCCGCCGGGGCGCCCGTGCCGCCCGCCCGGTCGGGGCCGGTGGCGGGCGCCCCGCGCGGCGGTCTTCGGCCTCAGCTCATCTGGGTCGCCTGGAGCCGGGCATAGGCCCCGCCCCGCCTGAGCAGTTCCGCGTGGCTGCCGACCTCGCTGATGCGGCCGTGCTCCATGACGACGATGCGGTCCGCGCCGCGCACCGTGGACAGCCGGTGAGCCACGACGAACACGGTGCGGCCCCGCATCAGCCGGTCCATCGCCTGCTGCACCAGCGCCTCGGAACGGGTGTCGAGGGCGGAGGTCGCCTCGTCGAGCACCAGGATGCGCGGATCGCGGATCAGGGCCCTGGCGATGGCGATGCGCTGGCGCTGCCCGCCGGACAGCCGGGCGCCGCGTTCCCCGACGACGGTGTCGAGCCCGTCGGGCAGCCGTTCGACGAACTCCAGCGCGTTGGCGTCGCGCAGGGCCTCACGCACCGCGCGCTCGTCGATCTCCCGCATGCCGTAGCCGACGTTCTCCCTGATGCTGCCCTCGAAGAGCACGGATTCCTGCGGGACGACCGAGAGGAACCTCCGGTAGCTGCGCAGGTCGAGTTCGGCCATGTCGGTGCCGTCGAGCAGGATCCGGCCCGACACCGGTCGGATGAAGCCGATCAGCAGGTTGAGCACGGTGGACTTGCCGGCGCCCGAGGCGCCGACGAGGGCCACGGTCTCGCCCGGCGGCACCGTGAGGTCGAAGTCGGTGATGGCCGCGGCCCCTTCGCCGTCGTACCGGAAGGTCACGTCGTCGAAGACCAGCCGGCCCTTGACGGCCGTGACCTCCGTCTTGCCCGCGTTGACTTCAAGGTCGGGGGCCTGGAGCACCTCGCCGGCCGAACGCACCGACTCAAGGCCCTTGGCGATGATCGGGGTCAGGCCCATCAGCATCGTCATCGAGCCGGTGAGCGTGGTGAAGAAGGTGCTGAGCATCACCACGTCGCCCGCCGTGACCGGCAGCCACTGGTAGTAGGAGACGAGGGCCGAGGCGGTCAGGAAGGTGATGCCGATCATGTTCAGCAGGATCCACGCCAGCGCGCCGAAGTGCCCGTTGAGCAGGTCGAGCCGTATGCCGGCGGACAGCACCTGCCGCAGGGACCCGTTCACCCGCAGCAGCGCGGCCCGTTCGAGGCCGTGCGCCCGGGTGACGGGAATCAGGCTCGTCATCTCGCCGACCCGGGTGGACAGGTGCTCGACCTGGCGGCGGAACTGCTCGTTCTGGCCGCGCAGCCGGGACCGCAGCCGCTGCACGAGCAGCGCCGCCGCCGGCACGACCACGATGAACGCGGGGAGCGCCGCGGGCACGCGCAGGCCGATGACCGCGAGACCGCCGAGGAGCGTGATGACCGCCGCGAGCCCCGTGTCGGCGCTCTGCTGCACCGACGTCTCGATGTTCTCCACGTCCCGGATCACCTTCGTCTGGAGCGCGCTGGCACTGACCCGGGAGTGGTAGCCGATGGACAGCTCCTGCATGCGGCGGCACAGCGCGGAACGCAGCGCCGTGCCCGTGCGGCGCACGCTGCCGTGCATGCACCGCACGTAGAGGAGGTGCGTCGGGTAGTTGAGGGCGAGCACCGCGACCAGCAGCAGCGCGTTGGCGGTCAGTTCCGAGACGGGCCTGTGGTCCACGACGATGTCGATGATGTTGGCGGTGACCAGGGGAAGCAGCCAGGCCGGGCTGTGCTTGACGACGAATGCCAGAACGGCGACCACGAGCCGGAGGCGGTCTTCCCGGAACAGATAGGCGAGGGTCCGCACCGGATGCTCCCCCTGGTAGCGGTGCTCCAGGGGACCTTGCGGCAGTGCCATGACAGCTGCGCTCCAACCTCCAGGGGATTCGGTCGGGATGACCTTGCCCCTGTAGCGCCTCGGACACTCACCGATATGTCGACAGCAAAAGGGATCTGCCCTTTTCCTTCTGGTTCGGGGTACTTCATATACATGGTGATAGTAGTCATGCGTGGCCGTGGCCGCCGCGCAAAGGCGGTGGTCGTCGCGTTCCCGGGAGCCGGCGACCGCGCACGCGCGGCGGTGCGCCCGGGGGAGTCGCGTGAACCGGCGCCCGCGCCGGGACGGCAACCCGCCGCGCGTTCGCAACGGTGCGCCCGCCTGACCGGGTGACGCGCCGGCGCCTGTGTCAGGCGGTCTCCACGCGCAGCCGCGGTTCGCAGAACATCTGCACGTAGCCGCACTGGCCGCAGATGAGCCCGGTCGCGGACTTCGCGGACCAGTCGAGCCCGAGGAAGGACAGACCGGTGCCGTCGAGCCTGATCTCGCGGCGGGTGAACAGGTGGTAGCGGCAGAACGGGCAGTGAACCTGCTGATTGCCCACGAACACCCGCATCGCACGTTGGCCCATCGCGTTCCCTCGCTCCCTCCGGCCGGCTATTTGATGATCATCCCACTCCGCGGGAAGTCGTCAGGCATGGGTAAGAGGACGGTCGTAAATCGAGGGCAAATGAATCAACTTGATCGGGGTACGTCTCAAATGTGGCGAGTTGTGGTCACTGGGTCATGGGGCCATGGCACATGCCAACACTCGGAACCAGTGAGACACCAACACGAGTGAAGGGACCGGTGCCGACAGCATGGAGAGTCGATCAAGCGCCCCGACGCGCCCCGCGGTTCCGCCGGCACCGGGACGCGCGCGCGGCGTCCGCCGGTACACCGTCGCCCCGGCGGATTCCGCCGTGCCACGACTGCGCCACGCCGTCGGCGACTTCCTGCGCGAGCACGCCCCGCTCTCCGCGGAACGGCGGGACGCCGCGCTGCTGATCCTCTCCGAGCTCCTCACCAACGCGATCAGGCACGCCGGACCGCTCACCCCGCGGATCGCCGTCGAGGCCGGCCTCGACGGCGCGCGGCTCAGGCTCTCGGTGGAGGACCGGCACCCCCACCGCCCGCGCGCCCTCGACCCGCACCCGGAGGCGCAGGACATCGGCGGGCGCGGCCTGCTGCTGGTGAAGGTCATGGCCGCGGAGGCGGGCGGCGACTGCGGTGTGGACCCGACCGCGTCGGGCGGCAAGGTCATCTGGGCGACCCTGCCCTACGACCGGGCGTGAGGCGGGGCAGGGCGCGAGCCGGGCGCGCCCTCACCAGCCCGCCGACGCCCCCGTCAGGTGGCGCAGGGCCGGGCGCGCCGCGTCGAGCACCGTGGGGAACCAGGCGGAGAACGCTCCGGAGTCCCGCATCCCCGCCAGCTCCTCCGGCGTGACGAAGGCCGTGTCCGCGACCTCCTCGGGGGACGGCCGCGGCGTCCGGTCCACCAGGCCGGCGAACAGGTGGTTGTACTCCCGCTCGACCAGACCCGACTGCGGATCCGGATGGTGGTAGGTGACCGTGCCGGCCTCGCGCAGCAGCGCGGGCGCCACGCCCAACTCCTCGACGGTGCGCCGCGTGGCGGCCAGGAACGGCGGCTCGCCCGGGTACGGGTGGCCGCAGCACGTGTTCGACCAGACGCCGGGGGAGTGGTACTTCCCCAGCGCGCGGCGCTGGAGCAGCAGCCGCCCCGCGGCGTCGAACAGGAAGACGGAGAAGGCACGGTGCAGTCTTCCCGGCGCCTGGTGTGCGGACAGCTTCTCCGCGGTCCCCACCGTCCTGCCGTCCTCGTCGACGAGTTCGAGCATGACCTGATCCGCCATGGCGTCGGTGCTCTGCGGCATGCGTACCTCTCCCGGGGCCTCGCGGCCGTCGTTACCCGGCCTCGCGGCCCTACCCTCTGCCCGCCACCGCGGGCAGAGGACCAGTGTGCCGCACCGGGTCAGTGGCACAGACCGGGCTCATGGGCGGCGTGCCCCGAGGGTTCGAGCTGGAACGTGCAGTGCGCGACGTCGAAGTGCTCGCCCAGGCAGCCCTGCAACGCGTGCAGCATCTCCTCGTGGCCGACCGCGTCCAGCGTCTCGCGCGCCACCACGACGTGGGCGGACAGCGCGGGCATACCGGAGGTGATGGTCCACACGTGCAGGTCATGCAGCCCCTCGACGCCCGGCAGTCCCAGCACGTGGTCCCTGACCTCGGCGATCCGCACGTCCTTCGGCGCGGTTTCGAGGAGCACGTCGATCGCCTCGCGCGCCAGCCTGACCGCGCGCGGCACGATCAGGAGGGCGATCAGCAGGGAGGCGACCGGGTCCGCGGCCTGCCAGCCGGTGAACATGATCACGAGGGCGGCGGCGATCACCGCGACCGACCCCAGGGCGTCCGCCGCCACTTCGAGGAAGGCGCCGCGCACATTCAGGCTCTCCCGCTGGCCGCGCATCAGCAGCGCGAGCGACACGCAGTTGAGCAGCAGGCCGGCGACGCCGAACACGACCGTCAGCCCGCCGGGCACCTCGGCCGGCTCCCGCAGCCGGCCGATGGCCTCGATCAGGATGTACCCGCCCACGCCCAGCAGCAGCACGCAGTTCGCCAGGGCCGCCAGGATCTCGACGCGGGCGAAGCCGAACGTCCGCCGGTCGCTGCGCACCGGCCGGTTGGCCACGTGGATGGCGACCAGGGCCATGCCGATGCCGACGGCGTCCGTGGCGACGTGGCCGGCGTCGGCGAGCAGGGCGAGCGAGCCGGTCAGCGCGGCGCCCACCAGCTCGGCCACCAGCAGAACGCAGGCGATGGCGAGGGCCGCGGTGAGCCGCCCGCGGTGCGCCGCGCCCGCGGTGCCGCCCCGCGGCGGCCCGCCGTGGTGGTGTCCGGCTCCCATCGAAGCGCCCCCTTGTTTCGTCGGCACTCCACAGTGAACTACGGGAGGGGGGTATCTGGCAACGCGGCACTGAACACCGTTGTCATGTGCTCTGACCTGCTGATTCCTGTCCCGGCCCGCCGGGTGCGCGCCGGGTGCTCCGACGTGCGGCAATGGTGGAGAGCTACAGGCCGCCGTGCGTGCGGCGCCAGCCCTCCCAGGCCGAGGAGACCATGTCGGGCAGTCCGCGGCGGGCCGTGAACCCCAGGCGCTCGCGAGCCAGTTCGACCGAGGCCACCACCCGTGCCGGGTCCCCCGGCCGCCGCCCGGCGACGCGCGGGGGTCCGGCGAACCCGGTGACGTCCGCGACCAGGGCGGCCAGCTCCCGCACCGAGGCGCCGCGGCCCGTGCCGACGTTCACCGTGAGGTCGGCGCCCGGCGCGGCGTCGGCCAGGTGGCGGGCGGCGAGCAGGTGCGCGTCGGCGAGGTCGGCCACGTGCACGTAGTCGCGCACGCAGGTGCCGTCCGGCGTGGGGTAGTCGGCGCCGAAGATCTCCGGGGGCCGCCCGGCCGCGATCCGTTCGAAGAACATGGGGACGACGTTGGCCGCCCCGGCGTCCGCCAGCTCGGGGCGGGTCGCCCCGGCCACGTTGAAGTAGCGCAGGCACGCCGTCGCGATGCCGTGCGCCCGCCCGGCGGCCCGCACCAGCCACTCGCCGGCCAGCTTCGTCTCCCCGTAGGGGCTCAGCGGGCGGCAGGGCGTGTCCTCGGTGACCGTGCCGGTCTCCGGCGTGCCGTACACGGCGGCCGACGAGGAGAAGACGAACTCCCGCACCCCGGCCGCCACCACCGCGTCGAGCAGGACGGTCAGGCCGTGGACGTTGGACCGGTAGTACGCGAGCGGCTCGGCCACCGACTCGGCCACCTGCTTCTTCGCGGCCAGGTGCACCACCCCGCGCACCCCGTGCTCGGCCAGCGTCGTGTCGAGCAGCCCCCGGTCGAGGATTGAGCCGCGCACCAGCGGCACGTCAGCCGGCAGCCGGCCGGCGCGGCCCGAGGAGAGGTCGTCGAGGACCACCACGCGTTCGCCCGCGGCGCGCATGGTCTCCACGACGTGTGCCCCGATGTACCCGGCACCCCCGGTGATCAGCCAGCTCATGAGGGCACCCTAACCCCGGGGGAACCCGTCGGACGCCGGGGGCGCGGGCCCGCCCCGGCCCCGCGCTCTCCTGTCGCCCGCCGTGTCGGTGGCGTCACATAGGGTCGCGGTGACCGCCGCGCGGGGCGCCGGACATGAACTCGGGGTTTCTTGGGGTCAACGCCATTCTTTCCGTGTGGTGGTCATCAGATAATCTCTGCCGACGTGCAGCCGTGCCGACGGTTCTGCCCCAAGGAGTGAGTCACCTGTCGACCGCCATCCTCACCGGTCCGCCCCCGCCCGGGTCGCCCCTCGAAAGCGACCTGCGCGAGCTGGGCTTCTCCGTCCTGGTCCTGGACACGGCGGCCGGCCTGGCGGCGGAACTCGCGGCCGTCCCGCCCGGCCGCCGCGTCGCGGTCGTCGACCCGCGCTTCGTCGGCCACCTGCACAGCCTCCGCCTCGGCCTCACCGATCCCCGGTTCCCGGTCGCGGCCCTGCCGGGCGCCGTGACCGCGCTCCCCGAGGGGCGGGCCGCCCTGGCCGCCGCGGTGGCCGAGGCCGCACCGGCGCCCGGGCCGCCGACCGGAACGCACGGCCGCGCCGTGGCCGCGCCGCCGGCCGGCACCTGCCTCCCCGAAGAGCTGGCCGCACGCCTCACCGCCGCGGGCTCGCCGCCGCACCGGCCCGAACTCGGCACCCTCGTCGCCGCCGTGCCCGAGACGGCGGAGCAGCGGGCCGGGGCCGAGGCGGACGTGGCCGCCGTCGACGAGGAGGCCGTGCGGCTGCGCTCCGCGGTCAAGGCGAGGGACGGCTTCTTCACCACCCACTTCGTGAGCCCCTACTCCCGCCACCTCGCACGCTGGTGCGCCCGCCGCGGCCTCACACCGAACCAGGTCACGACGGCCTCGCTCGTCACCGCCCTGATCGCCGCCGGCTGCGCCGCCACCGGGACCAGGGGCGGCTTCGTCGCCGCGGGCCTGCTCCTGCTGCTCTCGTTCGTCCTCGACTGCGCCGACGGCCAGCTGGCCCGCTACGCCCTGCGGTACTCCACGCTCGGCGCGTGGCTCGACGCCACGTTCGACCGGGCCAAGGAGTACGCCTACTACGCCGGCCTGGCGCTCGGCGCCGCCCGCGGGGGCGACGACGTGTGGGCCCTCGCGCTCGGCGCCATGGTCCTCCAGACCTGCCGGCACATCGTGGACTTCGCGTTCAACGAGGCGCACCCGCCCGCTCCCGGCGGCGCGGCCGGCGCCACCGCCCTGTCCGGGCGCCTCGACCGGATCGGCTGGACGGTCTGGCTGCGCCGCATGATCGTGCTGCCCATCGGTGAACGCTGGGCGCTGATCGCCCTGCTCACCGCGTTCACCACGCCCCGCGCGACCTTCGTCGTCCTGCTCGTGGCAGCCGGCTTCGCCGCCTGCTACACCACCGCGGGCCGCCTGCTGCGCTCGCGCCGCCTGCCCGGCGGCGGGCCCGGCACGGCCGCCGCGCTCGGCGGCCTCGCGGACAACGGCCCGCTCGCCGAGGCCGCGGCCCGCGTCCGCCCGCGCCCCGCGGGCAGCGCGTTCACCGCGCCGCTGTGGGCCGCGGCCGGCACCGCGCTGCTCGTCGGCCTGCTGCTGGTGCCGGGAGTGGCCGGCGGCTGGGCGGCCGTCGCGGCGGCCCTCGCCTACGCCGTGTGCGCCGGGCGCGCGACGGCGGCGCCGCTGGTCAGGCCGTTCGACTGGGTGCTGCCGCCGCTGTTCCGCGGCGGCGAGTACCTCGCGATCCTCGTGCTCGCCGCGGAATCGGGGGTAAACGGAGCGTTGCCGGCGGCTTTCTGCCTGGTGGCCGCCTGCGCCTACCATCACTACGACACGGTGTACCGCCTCAGGGGCGGCGCCGGGGCACCCCCCCGCCGGCTGGTCCTGGTCACCGGCGGGCACGAGGGGCGGGTCCTGGTGGTCTCCGCCGCCGCCGCCCTGTGGGCCGGCGGACAGGGCTTCACCGTCGCGCTCGCGGTCCTTGGCGGGGCCACGGCGTTCCTGGTGCTTGGCGAGAGCATCCGCTTCTGGATCTCGGCCCAGGCACCGGCCGTACACGACGAAACAGGAGAACCCGCATGATCGGCCTCGTGCTGGCCGCCGGCGCCGGACGGCGTCTTCGCCCCTACACCGACACCCTGCCCAAGGCACTGGTGCCGGTCATCGACGCGGAAGGCGAGAACGGCAGAACGGTCCTCGACCTCACCCTGGCGAACTTCGCCGAGGTCGGTCTCACCGAGGCGGCCATCGTCGTCGGCTACCGGAAGGAGGCCGTGTACGAGCGCAAGGACGCCCTGGAGCGCAGCTACGGGGTGCGGCTGACCCTCATCGACAACGACCGGGCCGAGGAGTGGAACAACGCCTACTCCCTGTGGTGCGCCCGCGAGGTCATCGAGGAGGGCGTGATCCTTGCCAACGGCGACACCGTCCACCCCCCGTCGGTGGAACGCACCCTGCTGGCCGCGCAGGCGGCGGGCGGCCCGGGGGCGGGGACGGGGCGCGTCATCCTGGCGCTCGACACCGTGAAGAAGCTGGCCGACGAGGAGATGAAGGTCGTCGCCGACCCGGAGAAGGGCGTACGGCGCATCACCAAGCTGATGGACCCCGCCGAGGCGACCGGCGAGTACATCGGCGTCACGCTCATCGAGCCGGGGGCCGCGGCCCCGCTGGCCGACGCGCTGCGCACCACGTTCGAACGCGACCCGCAGCTGTACTACGAGGACGGCTACCAGGAGCTGGTCCACCGCGGCTTCCGCATCGACACCGCCGCCATCGGGGACGTCAGCTGGGTCGAGATCGACAACCACGACGACCTCGCGCGAGGGCGGGAGATCGCGTGCCGGTACTGACCCGCCTCATCCCGTCCCCCGTC
Above is a genomic segment from Streptomyces marincola containing:
- a CDS encoding ATP-binding protein, yielding MPRLRHAVGDFLREHAPLSAERRDAALLILSELLTNAIRHAGPLTPRIAVEAGLDGARLRLSVEDRHPHRPRALDPHPEAQDIGGRGLLLVKVMAAEAGGDCGVDPTASGGKVIWATLPYDRA
- the idi gene encoding isopentenyl-diphosphate Delta-isomerase — encoded protein: MPQSTDAMADQVMLELVDEDGRTVGTAEKLSAHQAPGRLHRAFSVFLFDAAGRLLLQRRALGKYHSPGVWSNTCCGHPYPGEPPFLAATRRTVEELGVAPALLREAGTVTYHHPDPQSGLVEREYNHLFAGLVDRTPRPSPEEVADTAFVTPEELAGMRDSGAFSAWFPTVLDAARPALRHLTGASAGW
- the galE gene encoding UDP-glucose 4-epimerase GalE, producing MSWLITGGAGYIGAHVVETMRAAGERVVVLDDLSSGRAGRLPADVPLVRGSILDRGLLDTTLAEHGVRGVVHLAAKKQVAESVAEPLAYYRSNVHGLTVLLDAVVAAGVREFVFSSSAAVYGTPETGTVTEDTPCRPLSPYGETKLAGEWLVRAAGRAHGIATACLRYFNVAGATRPELADAGAANVVPMFFERIAAGRPPEIFGADYPTPDGTCVRDYVHVADLADAHLLAARHLADAAPGADLTVNVGTGRGASVRELAALVADVTGFAGPPRVAGRRPGDPARVVASVELARERLGFTARRGLPDMVSSAWEGWRRTHGGL
- a CDS encoding cation diffusion facilitator family transporter; translation: MGAGHHHGGPPRGGTAGAAHRGRLTAALAIACVLLVAELVGAALTGSLALLADAGHVATDAVGIGMALVAIHVANRPVRSDRRTFGFARVEILAALANCVLLLGVGGYILIEAIGRLREPAEVPGGLTVVFGVAGLLLNCVSLALLMRGQRESLNVRGAFLEVAADALGSVAVIAAALVIMFTGWQAADPVASLLIALLIVPRAVRLAREAIDVLLETAPKDVRIAEVRDHVLGLPGVEGLHDLHVWTITSGMPALSAHVVVARETLDAVGHEEMLHALQGCLGEHFDVAHCTFQLEPSGHAAHEPGLCH
- a CDS encoding zinc ribbon domain-containing protein → MGQRAMRVFVGNQQVHCPFCRYHLFTRREIRLDGTGLSFLGLDWSAKSATGLICGQCGYVQMFCEPRLRVETA
- a CDS encoding DUF5941 domain-containing protein; its protein translation is MSTAILTGPPPPGSPLESDLRELGFSVLVLDTAAGLAAELAAVPPGRRVAVVDPRFVGHLHSLRLGLTDPRFPVAALPGAVTALPEGRAALAAAVAEAAPAPGPPTGTHGRAVAAPPAGTCLPEELAARLTAAGSPPHRPELGTLVAAVPETAEQRAGAEADVAAVDEEAVRLRSAVKARDGFFTTHFVSPYSRHLARWCARRGLTPNQVTTASLVTALIAAGCAATGTRGGFVAAGLLLLLSFVLDCADGQLARYALRYSTLGAWLDATFDRAKEYAYYAGLALGAARGGDDVWALALGAMVLQTCRHIVDFAFNEAHPPAPGGAAGATALSGRLDRIGWTVWLRRMIVLPIGERWALIALLTAFTTPRATFVVLLVAAGFAACYTTAGRLLRSRRLPGGGPGTAAALGGLADNGPLAEAAARVRPRPAGSAFTAPLWAAAGTALLVGLLLVPGVAGGWAAVAAALAYAVCAGRATAAPLVRPFDWVLPPLFRGGEYLAILVLAAESGVNGALPAAFCLVAACAYHHYDTVYRLRGGAGAPPRRLVLVTGGHEGRVLVVSAAAALWAGGQGFTVALAVLGGATAFLVLGESIRFWISAQAPAVHDETGEPA
- a CDS encoding ABC transporter ATP-binding protein produces the protein MALPQGPLEHRYQGEHPVRTLAYLFREDRLRLVVAVLAFVVKHSPAWLLPLVTANIIDIVVDHRPVSELTANALLLVAVLALNYPTHLLYVRCMHGSVRRTGTALRSALCRRMQELSIGYHSRVSASALQTKVIRDVENIETSVQQSADTGLAAVITLLGGLAVIGLRVPAALPAFIVVVPAAALLVQRLRSRLRGQNEQFRRQVEHLSTRVGEMTSLIPVTRAHGLERAALLRVNGSLRQVLSAGIRLDLLNGHFGALAWILLNMIGITFLTASALVSYYQWLPVTAGDVVMLSTFFTTLTGSMTMLMGLTPIIAKGLESVRSAGEVLQAPDLEVNAGKTEVTAVKGRLVFDDVTFRYDGEGAAAITDFDLTVPPGETVALVGASGAGKSTVLNLLIGFIRPVSGRILLDGTDMAELDLRSYRRFLSVVPQESVLFEGSIRENVGYGMREIDERAVREALRDANALEFVERLPDGLDTVVGERGARLSGGQRQRIAIARALIRDPRILVLDEATSALDTRSEALVQQAMDRLMRGRTVFVVAHRLSTVRGADRIVVMEHGRISEVGSHAELLRRGGAYARLQATQMS
- a CDS encoding ABC-F family ATP-binding cassette domain-containing protein; amino-acid sequence: MAAAITYITCQQLTFSWPDGTPVLDGLDLAVGPGRTGLIGLNGSGKSTLLKLIAGELTPSAGAVRVAGEVGHLPQNLTLDTGRRVDDVLGIARTRAALHAIEAGDTDERHFAAVGEDWDVEERTRATLEQLGLAHIGLDRTVGEVSGGEGVLLRLAALLLRRPEVLLLDEPTNNLDVDARQRLYAAVSAWRGVLVVVSHDRELLERVDHIADLREGTVRWFGGTLSAYEEALSVEQEAAERMVRVAEADVRRQKRELIEAHDKLAGRARMAKKAFENKKEPRAVMRARKRTAQESAGKHRILHEERLEKARERLTEAEGAVRDDDEIRVDLPFTAVPPRRRVLTLTDAELRCGARATLQLRGPERVALVGPNGAGKTTLLRTVVGELPARSGEVVAHVPLRHLPQRLDILDESLSVLDNVRALASGADPQQTRARLARFLFRKDRPDQLVGGLSGGERFRASLAALMLADPAPQLLLLDEPTNNLDLASVRQLTSALASYRGALLVASHDLPFLRGLGIDRWLRLDGELTESEPL
- a CDS encoding acyl-ACP desaturase codes for the protein MTLDPSAANGPDEWTDTRLLFALEEVVERELNRHLAVAKDWMPHEYVPWSEGRDFDGPLGGEAWAPEQSKVSDVGRTALVVNLLTEDNLPSYHHEIATIFGRDGAWGTWVHRWTAEEGRHGIVMRDYLLTTRAVDPVQLENFRMAHMSEGFESDNRHSMLHSVAYVAFQELATRISHRNTGHESGDPVCDRMLARIATDENLHMVFYRNLLRAAFELAPDQTMRAVRDVVVGFRMPGHGIPGFERAAARMAVGGIYNLRIHHDDVVQPVLRNLKALDLGGLGAEGQKAQEELGTFLSGLDAEAALFDERLAARRARIAARKAG